From Toxotes jaculatrix isolate fToxJac2 chromosome 1, fToxJac2.pri, whole genome shotgun sequence, a single genomic window includes:
- the LOC121179918 gene encoding uncharacterized protein DKFZp434B061-like isoform X2 translates to MLMEVSYSNGLEPDLSQQYPPPLLPKPGKDNARLQKLKKKRAKKKGSLSQTPVPFRSCLSPVNEASTDLEHSDQSSPPRTPDSAYVADSSVSSFPFGSLHDHSASAFPHPQNSPCGQTVSFPPKSYRAQTSEEQVAPLYECSSFLFDEAAPFTMPPLSPPRSPPEQVPAPPPPSAFNLNLTPNSHGSVTTVPPVAPVLQSSPKISTHSLTLSPAAPNCGPGSAPSQVADLPPVPVLLSLSNTQTQPFILSQRETNAISKDSPQSQMSSWTARPTSNGNFVPSQMSPEITASKISLVEAVKESKSDAPQTRIYTSKATFYEISKPPSIQDLTVINPAYQGASLSEVHRNKTAVSVEKTDQTLSVSRTQRGRPKTPSCTPTQMSTPIFEISKPNPLLFAASPAFNCSQDLQAPAIINETPRHKSAIQTGISKPPAATEELNRTDVNHITSTKQNSNYKEIEIQHTRRSTINLSLANTELYHRENLASSISAPESPVVKPTLIEKTPTLKTQQIAESEASSLPKVPSFLSVPKTSNLNPTPMISMQAPTSPSPLSSPNRPPVFEARKSLTSLLETQMSLASSKPKSRSTYYGLTPAEYVAYGGIRTIVSHHSPVPYRVNEASLNTALSDVTVNGSHISNATKQLNGHQDLPSSVGVFAAHSLQPLSSPKNSEHPVEWMVTRGKDVFEESRSEAHSIGIQSLKTSSMDTKKPEFPLGLAQKTMQQSTSDVSTPKASYSEAPIPIPKAGLSLSQSSIPKQRNVTAISAKSWTQRQGCSEDQNYACTDRNPGSRTLHEVSDINCIFNC, encoded by the coding sequence ATGCTGATGGAAGTCAGCTACAGTAACGGGCTGGAGCCTGACCTTTCCCAGCAGTATCCTCCGCCCTTGCTGCCAAAACCAGGCAAAGACAACGCAAGGCTTCAGAAACTCAAGAAGAAGAGAGCCAAGAAAAAAGGCAGTCTCTCTCAGACGCCTGTCCCCTTTCGCTCCTGTTTGTCGCCTGTCAATGAAGCGAGCACAGACCTCGAGCACAGTGACCAGTCCAGCCCACCAAGGACACCAGATTCAGCATATGTTGCAGACTCCTCAGTGTCCAGTTTCCCCTTTGGCTCCCTTCATGATCACTCTGCATCTGCATTCCCTCATCCTCAGAACAGCCCCTGTGGCCAAACTGTCAGCTTCccccctaagtcctacagagcTCAGACTTCTGAAGAGCAGGTTGCTCCACTGTATGAGTGCTCCTCTTTTTTATTCGATGAAGCGGCTCCCTTCACAATGCCACCTTTGTCACCACCCCGATCACCACCTGAGCAGGTCCCAGCACCGCCACCTCCTTCTGCTTTCAATTTAAACCTGACACCAAATTCCCATGGGTCAGTCACAACAGTCCCTCCCGTTGCTCCTGTACTGCAGTCTAGCCCTAAAATATCAACTCACAGCTTGACCCTATCCCCAGCCGCCCCCAACTGTGGTCCAGGCTCAGCACCTTCTCAAGTTGCAGACCTACCTCCCGTTCCAGTGCTGCTATCACTTTCAAACACCCAGACACAACCTTTTATTCTCAGCCAGAGGGAGACAAACGccatttcaaaggacagccccCAGAGCCAGATGTCATCTTGGACTGCAAGACCTACCAGTAATGGCAACTTTGTCCCGAGCCAGATGTCCCCTGAGATAACTGCCTCAAAAATATCACTTGTTGAAGCAGTGAAAGAATCAAAATCTGACGCCCCACAAACCAGGATTTATACATCAAAGGCAACATTTTATGAGATTTCTAAACCCCCTTCAATCCAGGACCTCACAGTAATAAACCCAGCATACCAGGGAGCATCACTGTCTGAAGTACACAGGAACAAAACAGCTGTGTCAGTGGAGAAAACTGATCAGACACTGTCTGTGTCCAGGACTCAGAGAGGAAGACCTAAGACCCCCTCTTGCACACCGACTCAAATGTCCACACCTATTTTTGAAATATCCAAACCTAACCCACTTTTATTTGCTGCAAGTCCTGCTTTCAACTGCTCTCAAGATTTACAGGCTCCCGCTATTATCAACGAGACTCCACGACACAAATCAGCAATTCAAACTGGTATAAGTAAACCTCCTGCTGCCACAGAAGAACTGAATCGAACTGATGTTAATCACATAACTTCcaccaaacaaaacagcaattaCAAAGAGATAGAGATTCAACATACTCGAAGGAGTACGATAAATTTAAGCCTTGCCAATACTGAGCTGTACCACAGAGAGAATTTAGCATCAAGTATCAGTGCACCTGAATCCCCTGTGGTCAAACCAACACTGATAGAAAAAACTCCAACactaaaaacacagcaaattgCAGAAAGTGAAGCTTCATCTTTGCCAAAGGTTCcatcatttctctctgtgccaAAGACTTCAAATCTCAACCCTACACCAATGATTTCAATGCAAGCACCGACAAGTCCAAGCCCCCTGTCATCCCCTAATCGTCCTCCTGTGTTTGAGGCACGCAAGTCCTTGACGTCGCTGTTGGAGACTCAAATGTCATTGGCATCCTCGAAGCCCAAATCACGATCAACGTATTATGGGCTTACTCCGGCTGAGTATGTTGCCTATGGTGGGATTAGGACTATTGTATCACATCACAGTCCTGTACCCTACAGGGTTAACGAAGCCTCTTTGAACACAGCGCTGTCAGACGTAACTGTAAATGGATCACACATCTCCAATGCAACAAAACAACTCAATGGACATCAAGATCTTCCCTCTTCGGTGGGGGTTTTTGCTGCTCACAGTTTACAACCCTTGTCATCTCCAAAGAATTCAGAGCATCCAGTTGAATGGATGGTCACGCGTGGTAAAGATGTGTTTGAGGAAAGTCGGTCTGAAGCTCACAGTATTGGAATACAATCACTTAAAACATCTAGCATGGACACAAAAAAACCTGAGTTTCCTCTTGGCTTGGCACAGAAAACAATGCAACAATCCACAAGTGACGTTTCCACACCAAAAGCCTCATACTCTGAGGCTCCAATACCAATACCTAAAGCAG